From a region of the Panulirus ornatus isolate Po-2019 chromosome 34, ASM3632096v1, whole genome shotgun sequence genome:
- the LOC139759724 gene encoding uncharacterized protein, with amino-acid sequence MLPLSSAIRLRLPKNLQQTGGPREDVASKLARALVTCDDEVVRDYLQQGVDLDLLLPGGHTPITFLVTTATSDRWEDMVRLLLEAGASPHTRDPRGVPLLSLLTIAGSVDLVQLALDKGADVNVRGANGETPLLIAVHYRQVECLRLLLQHGSDPNTVAWDGNSALMWAAGRSNGLGMQRSLACVRVLLQYGAQANFRNPRGYTPLMAASLIREREMVRVLLAAGADADVVDSRGETALIKAADSDAEHVISELLAGKANVNIQSRSGCTALMSAVSGEVLSKLLQHHADPTLVAQDGTTALHLQSMSDRAELAISLLEYGADLEARNSQGNTPLQTAVRCRSHAVAHLLLANGADSTSVNDMGVSVLHDAVFPWDYYNSHNIFSVLNTPIMMAEFLYYFRSGNDRMHGIVRNLLERGADPGLPGEEGVTPLMLAAACGDERFLRLLLEAGASSSTRDVEGRTALAYSCKWGHSRLVDVLLAYNSPVNTLDVHHNLPIYYAASHAHTTIVVTLMIELAFYICNGRG; translated from the coding sequence ATGCTACCGCTCAGCTCCGCCATCAGGCTCCGACTGCCTAAGAACTTGCAGCAGACAGGGGGACCTAGAGAGGATGTGGCTAGCAAACTGGCGCGTGCTTTAGTGACGTGTGACGATGAAGTGGTGCGTGATTACTTGCAGCAAGGTGTCGACCTCGACCTGCTGCTGCCTGGAGGTCACACTCCAATCACGTTCCTCGTTACAACAGCCACGTCAGACCGCTGGGAGGACATGGTTCGGCTGTTACTGGAAGCGGGAGCCTCTCCACACACCCGTGATCCGCGGGGCGTACCGTTACTTTCCCTATTAACCATAGCCGGCAGCGTTGATCTGGTGCAACTTGCCTTAGATAAAGGTGCCGATGTTAATGTCCGCGGCGCTAATGGCGAGACTCCTTTGTTGATCGCAGTTCACTACCGTCAAGTGGAATGCTTGCGTTTGTTACTGCAGCATGGCTCTGACCCGAATACTGTAGCCTGGGACGGTAACTCTGCTCTAATGTGGGCCGCGGGACGCAGCAACGGGCTCGGCATGCAGAGGTCCCTCGCCTGTGTTAGGGTTCTCCTTCAGTATGGCGCCCAAGCGAACTTCAGAAACCCCCGAGGATACACCCCACTGATGGCCGCCTCCCTCAtccgtgagagagagatggtgcgGGTGCTTCTGGCGGCGGGCGCTGACGCAGACGTGGTAGACTCCAGGGGAGAGACTGCTCTCATTAAGGCCGCAGATTCCGACGCAGAGCACGTGATTTCGGAACTATTAGCAGGTAAAGCGAACGTTAACATCCAGAGCAGGAGTGGATGTACCGCTCTAATGAGTGCAGTGTCAGGCGAGGTCCTCTCAAAGTTGCTGCAACACCACGCTGACCCAACGCTGGTCGCACAAGACGGTACAACAGCGCTTCATCTACAGTCTATGAGTGACCGCGCCGAGCTGGCCATTTCATTGCTGGAGTACGGCGCCGATCTGGAAGCAAGGAACAGCCAGGGTAACACCCCGCTCCAGACAGCCGTGCGATGCAGGAGCCACGCTGTCGCGCATTTGCTACTGGCCAATGGTGCCGACTCTACTTCTGTCAACGACATGGGCGTGTCGGTGCTGCATGATGCAGTGTTTCCCTGGGATTACTACAACTCCCACAATATCTTCTCAGTGCTCAATACACCCATAATGATGGCCGAGTTCCTGTACTACTTCCGTAGTGGGAATGACAGGATGCACGGAATAGTCAGAAACCTGCTGGAGCGAGGAGCTGACCCAGGTCTACCAGGGGAAGAGGGAGTTACGCCCCTCATGCTGGCTGCCGCCTGTGGAGACGAGCGATTTCTGAGACTGTTGCTGGAGGCAGGAGCGTCTTCATCCACCCGGGACGTCGAGGGACGCACCGCCCTCGCCTACAGTTGTAAATGGGGCCACTCTCGCCTGGTGGACGTCCTCCTTGCTTATAACAGTCCCGTCAACACGCTAGACGTCCACCACAACCTTCCCATCTACTATGCTGCCAGCCACGCCCACACGACCATAGTCGTGACCCTCATGATCGAATTAGCGTTTTATATCTGTAATGGTCGAGGCTGA